In the genome of Hydractinia symbiolongicarpus strain clone_291-10 chromosome 5, HSymV2.1, whole genome shotgun sequence, one region contains:
- the LOC130644988 gene encoding uncharacterized protein LOC130644988 isoform X3 has translation MLAKTAIKDKKSLRTDLVFLVLPYGILLIDINEVKIYNIGNETFLNSSVTFVKLIHFANVLYLQRTGIYPKDTFSIVKLKKSGNETSQSHQTHAICCEVLFGLLNKRNILTYPYKFRQLLLVAQCLIAIDLENTDGCLRQIKDFLESRFSYLKLITLDSHPSSHFSCLVASDETLFVKEIATNKVVKDMQRLFQNDISYQLSENICKHVLKFICSEASFIRSYCCATVNDETFDKSIATIIRSRQYRSNMERMSLAASRKEDLAKFLPSIFVNCLAIGLRVTLTDFKQNWPVSIPATSKSLFTTFDFIDIFLLQLLAFRYIASRSDRSVTDLVLEMETLENVSNQSDTDSDIY, from the exons ATGTTGGCGAAGACAGCAATAAAAGATAAGAAAAGCTTAAGGACTGACTTGGTGTTCCTTGTACTTCCATATGGTATTCTTTTAATTGATATCAACGAAGTCAAAATTTACAATATTGGCAATGAAACGTTTTTGAATTCAA GTGTGACATTTGTAAAACTTATTCATTTTGCAAATGTTCTTTATTTACAAAGGACAGGGATCTATCCAAAAGATACATTTTCTAttgttaaattgaaaaaatcgggaaatgaaACATCTCAATCTCATCAAACACATGCTATTTGTTGCGAAGTACTATTCGGTCTTCTGAACAAGAGAAACATCTTGACTTATCCATATAAGTTTCGGCAATTGCTTTTGGTAGCTCAATGTTTGATTGCAATCGATTTGGAGAATACGGATGGTTGTTTACGACAGATTAAAGACTTTTTAGAGTCCCGTTTCTCATATTTAAAGCTGATCACGCTGGACAGCCATCCCAGCTCGCATTTTTCGTGCCTTGTTGCATCAGACGAAACACTTTTTGTAAAGGAGATTGCAACAAACAAAGTAGTTAAAGACATGCAACGTCTTTTTCAAAATGATATTTCATATCAACTTTCTGAAAATATATGTAAgcatgttttgaaatttatttgttcTGAAGCGTCCTTTATACGTTCTTACTGTTGTGCAACAGTCAATGATGAAACCTTCGATAAAAGCATCGCCACTATCATTAGAAGTCGACAATATCGAAGTAATATGGAGAGAATGTCATTAGCAGCGTCAAGGAAGGAAGACCTGGCCAAGTTCTTACCCAGTATTTTTGTGAATTGTTTGGCAATTGGGTTAAGAGTCACACTGACTGACTTTAAACAGAACTGGCCTGTATCTATCCCAGCTACCTCTAAATCACTCTTTACGACCTTTGATTTTATCGACATCTTTCTTTTACAGTTGTTAgcgtttcgatatattgcatcaAGATCGGATAGATCTGTTACAGATTTGGTCCTAGAAATGGAAACTTTAGAGAATGTAAGCAATCAATCTGACACTGATAgtgatatttattaa
- the LOC130645999 gene encoding uncharacterized protein LOC130645999, producing MSGYLFCLIFYLALVDKVIKSAASIVGKSLEFAKIVVAGVSDVLDTVVNPFIGLTTKYLRAKFFEEEFSPLQVQEIILGNALVYKQKNGVYKLSEVPDTFVFVSVIARIQQMLLNHDLAKIITSKIPTLGKTDRYYDVFDGTYFKSSESASPFLYVIIFQDAVEICNPLGNRSGKHKVVNFYWTLLNIPPKYWSKLASMTLFAMVKKKILDKYSFQDVLSPFFKEMEQFKNGVDFLIDGKLQKCFGKVLLCPGDTEGQHQIGGFKVGVGFAYRKCRFCYALEADVRNNVDPGCVNQRTSSVYMQEFDAIENAPNERIKGQLQTTYGLNSRSCLGKLCNFDVTKQFSHDIMHVVLEGVLPYECQLALSVLMDQGLFTLDEFNHKLSIFPFTYSDAKSKPEPLKRTVFVMGERKLKFSAENSIIIIKILPFILENFVDTDDVFYQFLMELSSITSILLL from the exons ATGTCaggttatttattttgtttaatctTTTATTTA gcATTGGTTGACAAAGTTATTAAATCTGCTGCAAGCATTGTTGGAAAATCATTAGAATTTGCTAAGATT gTTGTGGCTGGAGTCAGTGATGTACTCGATACAGTTGTAAATCCATTTATTGGTCTCACTACAAAGTATTTGAGAGCAAAGTTTTTTGAAGAAGAATTTTCCCCACTGCAAGTGCAAGAAATCATTCTGGGAAATGCATTGGTTTACAAACAGAAAAATGGAGTTTATAAATTATCTGAAGTGCCAGACACTTTTGTGTTTGTTTCTGTAATTGCACGCATTCAACAAATGCTGTTAAATCATGATTTGGCTAAAATTATAACATCAAAAATTCCAACACTAGGAAAGACTGACAGATATTATGATGTTTTTGATGGTACATATTTCAAGTCATCCGAATCTGCCAGCCCTTTCCTTTATGTCATTATTTTTCAAGATGCTGTGGAAATATGTAACCCATTGGGAAATAGAAGCGGGAAACATAAAGTCGTCAATTTTTATTGGACCCTGTTAAATATACCTCCGAAATACTGGTCAAAACTTGCTTCAATGACCCTTTTTGCAATGGTAAAGAAAAAGATCCTGGACAAATACTCCTTCCAGGATGTTTTATCTCCATTTTTCAAAGAAATGGAGCAGTTTAAAAATGGTGTTGACTTTTTAATAGATGGAAAATTACAGAAATGTTTTGGGAAAGTCCTTCTCTGTCCTGGAGATACAGAAGGACAGCATCAAATAGGTGGCTTCAAGGTTGGTGTGGGTTTTGCTTATCGCAAGTGCAGATTTTGCTATGCCTTGGAGGCAGATGTTCGAAATAATGTTGACCCAGGTTGTGTTAATCAGCGCACTAGTTCAGTGTATATGCAGGAATTTGATGCCATTGAAAATGCTCCTAATGAAAGAATTAAAGGACAATTGCAAACTACATATGGACTGAACAGTCGCTCTTGTTTGGGTAAACTATgtaattttgatgtcactaaaCAATTTTCACATGATATAATGCATGTAGTTTTAGAAGGAGTTTTACCATATGAATGCCAGCTTGCTCTAAGTGTGTTAATGGATCAAGGTTTGTTCACGTTGGATGAATTCAACCACAAATTGAGTATTTTTCCGTTTACATACAGTGATGCAAAAAGCAAACCAGAACCTctgaaaagaactgtttttgttaTGGGAGAACGTAAGTTAAAGTTCAGTGCAGAAAATTcaataataattattaaaattctcCCTTTCATCCTAGAGAATTTCGTAGATACAGACGATGTGTTCTACCAATTTTTGATGGAATTATCTAGCATCACGTCCATTCTCCTGTTATAA